In the genome of Drosophila yakuba strain Tai18E2 chromosome 3R, Prin_Dyak_Tai18E2_2.1, whole genome shotgun sequence, one region contains:
- the LOC6535545 gene encoding formin-like protein 7 yields the protein MTIPSRPAPAPPGSRGQTAAAGANASLEQLRLQLQQQHLQQQQAAGGGLQKLTIKLPPPPKGPLQSQVSPHKRTAVSNNNNGSLFDEPMAGSSITRKFPQARYTPATNWDDDPFGGSNGNDRFKKMPPPRPPPPKVLVNGQNVAKSTSSMASAVTGGTGRLMSNIFHRKKSTSTASAAASKAAAENRVYGLSSGNVATPSYSNNSSSASSAAFSNVDWNAAWNTATTTTTTTSISCPSSHYASQQTADAQLISFDSPPSSPTFTQKSNSDCVSVDSFSSDSNFSSPNNGSVSQPESGFEDDYHRSRPSTQSPLDPWEAVDSVGHGGVDSFGSAPVRQTYPLQSRTSDNPLCNGKSLLPPIQSLTMPTIIKPKISQKPKAPKPPPFIGGHLPPGYSIPGYGGSETPPSPPMPKGPPPPPPSSGISLLDVINGKVDALALSNGCQGYMEEEVVPYAITLYDFDGIEPGDLSFRENEKIYLLDHPTPEWLRGRTRSGCEGIFPINYVDIKVPLGATGGGAAAPAVSAAAPSPSPSQQQLPTALCLYHFPGEVEGDLALQENELVTVLYRINEDWLYGEVAGRQGQFPANFLDQVPANLHTL from the exons CGTGGCCAGACCGCCGCGGCTGGGGCGAATGCCAGCCTGGAACAGCTGCgtctccagctccagcagcagcacctgcagcaacagcaggcggCTGGAGGAGGACTCCAGAAGCTGACCATCaagctgccgccgccgcccaagGGTCCGCTGCAGTCGCAGGTTTCGCCGCACAAGCGGACCGCCgtcagcaacaataacaacggcAGCCTTTTCGACGAGCCAATGGCAGGATCGAGCATCACGCGGAAGTTTCCGCAGGCACGCTACACGCCGGCCACCAACTGGGACGACGATCCATTTGGTGGGAGCAACGGAAATGATCGCTTCAAGAAGATGCCACCGCCGCGACCACCGCCGCCCAAGGTGCTGGTCAATGGGCAGAACGTGGCCAAGTCCACCTCCTCGATGGCATCGGCGGTCACTGGCGGTACTGGCAGACTCATGTCGAACATTTTCCATCGCAAGAAGTCCACGTCCACGGCATCCGCCGCTGCTTCCAAGGCCGCAGCGGAAAATCGCGTCTACGGCCTGAGCAGCGGCAATGTCGCTACACCAagctacagcaacaacagcagcagtgcaTCATCGGCGGCCTTTAGCAATGTGGATTGGAATGCAGCGTGGAACACGGCCACCACTACCACAACTACCACCTCGATCAGTTGCCCTAGCTCCCATTATGCCTCGCAGCAGACGGCCGATGCACAGCTCATCAGCTTCGATTCGCCGCCCTCGTCGCCCACCTTTACCCAGAAGTCCAACAGCGACTGCGTCAGCGTGGACAGCTTCAGCTCGGATAGCAACTTCAGTTCGCCCAACAACGGCAGTGTTTCGCAGCCGGAGAGTGGATTCGAGGACGATTACCATCGATCGCGGCCCTCCACACAGAGTCCGCTGGATCCGTGGGAGGCGGTGGATAGCGTTGGACACGGAGGAGTCGATAGCTTTGGCTCCGCCCCAGTGCGTCAGACGTACCCGTTGCAGTCACGCACCTCGGACAATCCGCTGTGCAATGGCAAGAGTCTGTTGCCGCCCATTCAATCGCTTACCATGCCCACCATTATCAAGCCCAAGATATCGCAAAAGCCAAAGGCTCCGAAACCACCACCATTTATTGGAGGTCACTTACCGCCAGGTTATAGCATACCAGGTTACGGAGGATCGGAAACGCCACCTTCGCCCCCAATGCCCAAAGGAcctccaccaccgccgccatcTAGCGGAATCTCACTGCTGGATGTGATAAACGGGAAAGTGGACGCTTTAGCGCTTAGCAACGGATGCCAGGGCTACATGGAGGAGGAAGTAGTTCCTTATGCCATTACACTCTATGATTTTGACGGCATTGAGCCGGGCGATCTTAGTTTTAGA GAGAACGAGAAAATTTATCTGTTGGACCATCCCACGCCGGAGTGGTTGCGCGGACGCACACGTTCCGGATGTGAGGGCATTTTTCCAATCAACTACGTGGACATCAAGGTGCCATTAGGGGCCACTGGTGGCGGTGCTGCCGCTCCAGCTGTAAGTGCTGCAGCACCGTCACCCAGTCCGTCACAACAGCAACTGCCGACGGCGCTCTGCTTGTATCACTTTCCCGGAGAAGTCGAAGGAGATCTCGCCTTGCAG GAGAACGAATTGGTCACAGTGCTTTATAGGATTAACGAGGACTGGCTGTACGGCGAGGTAGCGGGTCGTCAGGGACAGTTTCCGGCCAACTTCCTGGACCAGGTGCCCGCTAATCTGCATACGTTGTAA